The genomic DNA AATGTTATGAATTATGAGCTTTGCCTTTTTGATTTTACTGTATCCGCATGTCGGCGGCATTATTTAAGGTCTGAGCATTCGGGGTGGATGTTGGAACCGGTATTTCATAAAAGAATTGGTCACGTGTTGATGCAGCAGAAAAAGACTGAAGATGcaggtgatttttctttttttggagcaAATAAAGCGGAGTTGCTGTGACGTTTCTTTGCTTTTGTCAAAGGCAGAACAATAACTTCCAAATAGACTTTtaaactgaggaaaaaaaataggcTCAATTGAAATTATAATTGCATTGATACTCAAATATTTTGCTGAATCTGGTGGCTAATTGAGCCATAGgattgtttattttaaaagggaAATTACTAATAATGCAGCATAATCATATCAGCGCGTTTGTATGTCACATATGTAAATCTTTCGAATTCCGAAAAACTTATGTGAAGTTTCTATATTTTTTTTAGGAAGTGTCTCATTTTGCCACACGCTGATTGGTTGTGCAGATTCCGATCTGGTCGTCTATTGGCCAAAAGCCGTCACGTGTACTGTGGATCACGTAGCAGTGGGCGGGACTTACGAAGCTGAACACGGAAGTGGCTGCAGGGGACGGTGTGGGAGTTGACGTCCACTCACACACCGTCGCAATGCTGTTAAGCGTTTTAGTTATTTCTGTTGCGTTGGTCATTTTTGTATTAAAGTATGTGTTCGGAAGCTCCGGACCCAACCCGTTTGAGAAGGATACTCGTGAGCCGTTGAAGCCGATGGTTCACAATcggaaagagaaaaataaagttcTGAAGCAAGGTGAGTTGAAAGGCCACTTAGTTTTAACCTGAAAAACGTAAGAAAACTTAACGATTCGGATTCGTTTAGGCAATATGTgtgcatgaaaaataaatatttattggGTACAATTGGAAACATGTCCTGTGTTCACCTCCCATTCTTCTACTGGATTATTTATAGTGGGAACTGTCAGTTGTGAACTGGTttatatgaatatttaaaaagactAAACTTGAATCAAAGTGCTGTGTATGCAGATTCCATTTGTTGCTATTTGTACACCTTCTAAAGTAGTGAAATGTCAAATTCAGTGACACATTCTGGTGTTTGTTCCTGCAGGTTTCCTGGTCAGTAAAGTACCTGAGGATCTGGATGCCATCGTCATCGGCAGCGGGATCGGCGGGCTCGGCCTTGCGGTTCTGCTGGCCAAAGTGGGGAAGAAAGTGCTGGTTCTGGAGCAGCACGACCGGGCCGGGGGATGCTGCCACACGTTCAGTGAAAAGGGCTACGAGTTTGACGTCGGTCCGGTGGACTCGTCTCTGTAACTCTCATGTGCCTCAGGTCCGATTAAACCCCTCTAAAACTGGTCTCTGTTTGTCTTGACCCTCAGGGATCCACTACATCGGGGATCTGTTGGATCACAAGCCGTTCCGCTGCATGCTGGACCAGATGACGGATGGTCAGCTGCAGTGGGAGCCTCTGGAGAACCCTTTTGACCAGGTGGTGATCGGACCTCCGGAGAACCGCCGACGCTACCCCATCTACAGCGGCAGGACGCGTTTCCCCGAAGAGCTGAAGAAGTGCTTCCCCGGGGAGGAGAAGGCCATCGATGAGTACTTAAAACTGGTCAAGGTGGGAGCTTCTTTCTGGAAAACTCCTCCCATATTCTCTTTGTTCCGCATCTGCTTAGAAATTCAACATCGCGCCGCCTCGTCGGCCGCTGAACTGATTTCTGAAGTGAACTTTGACACAGACGAGCTTTGTCATGCAGCTTTGTCTGGGATAATGTTCAGGGATCAAAGTTTTCGCCAGCGCAGAGGTCGGCGGATGGGCCCAGATAAAATTACATAATTGCGCCGTTGCGTCATCCAcctgtgttttgcttttgtgtgtgaatTCCATTTAGTGATTCCTGATCCTCCGaccttttattatttatttatttatttcaattgtAATGTATAGAAACGATCTCCGCGCCGCCGTCATTGTGCGTTTCCCGTCTTCAGAAAACCAGCCGGGGTATTTGGCTCCTCGCCGTCCTGAAGATCTGCCCCGCCCCCCTGGCCAAGTTGCTGGTCTCCACCGGCCTCGCCAAGCGTCTGTCCTTCTTCTTCAAAATGGCGTCGCGCAGCCTGACGGAGGTGGTGAACGAGCTGACGGACAACGAGGACCTGAGGGCCGTCTTCTCCTACATCTTTGGCACCTACGGTAGGACAGaactcctcctccctcccggTTTGTGGGTCGGTTCCTCAGACCGACGTCCTCGGGTTTTTCTCCCATCCACAGGCAACATGCCCAAAGACGCCAGCTTCTCCATGCACAGCCTGCTGGTCAGCCACTACCTCAACGGCGCCTGGTACCCGAAAGGCGGCGCCACTGAGATCGCCTATCACATGATCCCCATCATTGAGAAGGCAGGAGGGGCGGTTCTGGTCCGAGCCCCGGTTAACCGCATCCTGTTCAACGACGCCAGAGAAGCTTGTGGTGGGTgtgaatttctttatttttaatgagagctggataaaaaaaaaaacgcttcGGCGTGGCTGTTTCCAGGCGTGAGCGTCATgaaaggacaggaagaggtccACATCCGGGCCCCCGTCGTCATCTCGGATGCCGGGATCTTCAACACCTACCAGACGCTGCTGCCCAGAGAGCTCCAGGCCCTGCCAGGTCAGAACCGGGCCCCGCAGCCGGTCCGTATTCACACCTGATCGCTGACCGATGTTCCCGTGCGACAGAAATCCAGAAGCAGCTGAGTTTAATGAAGAACGGAGAAGGAGGCCTGAGCATTTTCCTGGGCCTGAGCGGAaccaaagaggagctgggcCTGAAGGCCGACAACTACTGGATCTTCACAGAGAACAA from Takifugu rubripes chromosome 5, fTakRub1.2, whole genome shotgun sequence includes the following:
- the retsat.2 gene encoding all-trans-retinol 13,14-reductase, with translation MLLSVLVISVALVIFVLKYVFGSSGPNPFEKDTREPLKPMVHNRKEKNKVLKQGFLVSKVPEDLDAIVIGSGIGGLGLAVLLAKVGKKVLVLEQHDRAGGCCHTFSEKGYEFDVGIHYIGDLLDHKPFRCMLDQMTDGQLQWEPLENPFDQVVIGPPENRRRYPIYSGRTRFPEELKKCFPGEEKAIDEYLKLVKKTSRGIWLLAVLKICPAPLAKLLVSTGLAKRLSFFFKMASRSLTEVVNELTDNEDLRAVFSYIFGTYGNMPKDASFSMHSLLVSHYLNGAWYPKGGATEIAYHMIPIIEKAGGAVLVRAPVNRILFNDAREACGVSVMKGQEEVHIRAPVVISDAGIFNTYQTLLPRELQALPEIQKQLSLMKNGEGGLSIFLGLSGTKEELGLKADNYWIFTENNFDELVGKYLSGEKEDSARNVPLLFVASPSAKDPTWEERSPGKSTLSLVTFANYKWFEEWKDDKVTNRGAEYKELKQAFLDSILEVVMDVFPQITREKIEYVDAGTPVTNTHYIGAPKGEIYGADHGVARFSPELNATVRPRTPLKNLYLTGQDVFLCGFAGALAGALTCGSVLLNRNLHLDAIGLAKRTKRVNDKLKGD